A stretch of Elusimicrobiota bacterium DNA encodes these proteins:
- the rplJ gene encoding 50S ribosomal protein L10 codes for MIKTKQEKQEFVKTFEKEIQEKRNFILADYQGLKVSELEDLRKKLQILNAKLFVIRNRLVAKVFKNIEINGFDEYLKGPTAIVLEKDDLVKTIKQLFIFSKSNNKLKLKAGWYENKLLTSSEISRIAQLPPKEHLLAAVAGGILAPLIKLMNVLRTPLRNLVVVLKQIKKAG; via the coding sequence ATGATAAAAACCAAACAAGAAAAGCAAGAATTTGTAAAAACATTTGAAAAAGAAATCCAAGAAAAAAGAAACTTTATACTTGCCGACTATCAAGGTTTGAAAGTTTCGGAATTGGAAGATTTACGAAAAAAATTACAGATACTCAATGCCAAACTGTTTGTTATTAGAAACCGGCTCGTAGCCAAAGTATTCAAAAATATAGAAATTAACGGATTTGACGAATACCTCAAAGGACCTACTGCAATTGTGCTTGAGAAAGACGACCTTGTAAAAACAATCAAACAACTTTTTATATTTTCTAAATCAAATAATAAATTAAAATTGAAAGCAGGCTGGTATGAGAACAAATTATTAACCAGTTCAGAAATTTCCAGAATTGCACAATTACCGCCCAAAGAACATCTTTTAGCAGCGGTTGCTGGTGGTATCTTGGCACCACTTATAAAGTTGATGAATGTCCTGAGAACTCCGCTGAGAAATCTGGTGGTGGTATTGAAACAGATAAAAAAGGCAGGTTAA
- the rplL gene encoding 50S ribosomal protein L7/L12 has protein sequence MATNGKDEILEAISKMTVIELADLVKALEEKFGVSAVSFAAVPAAAASGGGVGSASEEKTEFSVILTAAGAQKINVIKVVRELTGLGLKEAKDLVEGAPKPVKEGIPKTQAEEIKKKLTEVGATVEVK, from the coding sequence ATGGCTACAAACGGAAAAGATGAAATTTTGGAAGCAATTTCCAAAATGACTGTTATTGAACTGGCTGATTTAGTCAAGGCGTTAGAAGAAAAGTTTGGTGTTTCTGCGGTTTCATTCGCGGCTGTGCCTGCTGCCGCTGCTAGTGGTGGTGGAGTGGGAAGTGCATCTGAAGAAAAAACAGAGTTTTCGGTAATTTTGACTGCTGCGGGTGCCCAGAAAATCAATGTAATCAAAGTTGTGCGGGAACTGACAGGGCTGGGCTTAAAAGAAGCCAAAGACCTTGTTGAGGGTGCACCCAAACCAGTAAAAGAAGGTATTCCAAAAACACAGGCAGAAGAAATCAAAAAGAAACTTACTGAAGTCGGCGCAACAGTAGAAGTAAAATAA